From Deltaproteobacteria bacterium, a single genomic window includes:
- the tuf gene encoding elongation factor Tu (EF-Tu; promotes GTP-dependent binding of aminoacyl-tRNA to the A-site of ribosomes during protein biosynthesis; when the tRNA anticodon matches the mRNA codon, GTP hydrolysis results; the inactive EF-Tu-GDP leaves the ribosome and release of GDP is promoted by elongation factor Ts; many prokaryotes have two copies of the gene encoding EF-Tu) produces the protein YVLKKEEGGRHTPFFNGYRPQFYFRTTDVTGVVTLPEGVEMVMPGDNVAMRVELITPIAMEKELRFAIREGGRTVGAGVISEVIE, from the coding sequence GTATGTATTGAAGAAGGAGGAGGGAGGTCGGCACACGCCGTTTTTCAATGGATATCGGCCGCAGTTTTATTTTCGCACTACGGATGTGACCGGGGTGGTGACGCTGCCCGAGGGAGTGGAGATGGTCATGCCTGGTGACAATGTGGCCATGCGGGTGGAGTTGATCACTCCTATAGCTATGGAGAAGGAGCTGCGCTTTGCCATTCGGGAGGGAGGTCGCACGGTGGGTGCGGGAGTCATCAGCGAGGTCATCGAATAA
- the rpsJ gene encoding 30S ribosomal protein S10, with amino-acid sequence MTNQKIRIRLKAYDHKLLDQSANEIVETARRTGAKVAGPIPLPTKINKYCVLRSPHVDKKSREQFEIRTHKRLLDIVEPTQQTVDALMKLDLSAGVDVEIKL; translated from the coding sequence ATGACGAATCAGAAGATACGTATACGACTCAAGGCTTACGACCACAAATTGCTGGATCAGTCGGCCAACGAGATTGTCGAGACTGCCAGGAGGACGGGTGCCAAGGTGGCGGGTCCCATACCTCTGCCCACCAAGATCAACAAATATTGTGTGCTGCGCTCTCCCCATGTGGACAAGAAGTCCAGAGAACAGTTCGAGATCAGGACACACAAACGGCTTCTGGACATTGTGGAGCCGACACAGCAAACTGTGGACGCGCTGATGAAACTCGATCTTTCAGCGGGTGTGGATGTAGAGATTAAGCTCTAG
- the rplC gene encoding 50S ribosomal protein L3: protein MINALIGKKLGMSRQFSSSGEVTPVTVIQAGPCVITQIKSTDKEGYNALQLGFGEKKPQRTTKPLLGHFNKCGKGPFAVLREVRVAAVDDYEVGQEIRADIFRPGEMVAVTATSKGKGFAGTIKRWNFSRGPMSHGSKNKRPPGSIGCSATPSRVVRGRKMPGQMGNRRVTVKNLQIVDIRPEQNLILLKGAVPGGRNGIVMIRRGNRMPARTTK, encoded by the coding sequence ATGATCAATGCGTTGATCGGCAAGAAACTGGGCATGTCCCGGCAGTTTTCCTCCAGTGGTGAAGTGACGCCGGTAACAGTAATCCAGGCGGGACCGTGCGTCATTACCCAGATAAAGTCCACTGACAAGGAGGGCTACAATGCCCTGCAGCTCGGCTTTGGAGAAAAGAAGCCGCAGAGGACCACCAAGCCGCTGTTGGGTCATTTCAACAAGTGCGGCAAGGGACCCTTTGCAGTGCTGCGGGAAGTGAGAGTGGCTGCTGTTGACGACTACGAGGTGGGCCAGGAGATACGGGCTGACATATTTCGCCCTGGCGAGATGGTGGCGGTAACAGCCACCAGCAAGGGCAAGGGCTTCGCCGGCACTATCAAACGCTGGAATTTCAGTCGGGGACCAATGAGCCACGGCAGCAAGAACAAGAGGCCGCCAGGCTCCATCGGCTGCAGCGCCACGCCTTCCAGGGTGGTCAGGGGACGGAAGATGCCGGGCCAGATGGGCAATCGCCGGGTAACGGTGAAGAACCTGCAGATCGTGGATATTCGTCCTGAACAGAATCTGATTCTCTTGAAGGGTGCGGTTCCTGGCGGGCGCAATGGGATTGTGATGATCAGACGAGGCAACAGAATGCCAGCTCGGACAACGAAGTGA